The genomic stretch CTCTTTGGAAGAGAAGTACTCTTTGGAAGAGAGTAAAGACAGATCCCAAACACCCAATTGCCTTGGACTTCATATGATCGCATCCTTAATAAAATCACATTTTCTTTATGTTAAATACATACAGAGTAAAAGACACTTTCTATTTTCTACATAAATGTACTTTTGCAGGGCAGGCTAGGATATAGTATACATACATCAGCATAATCTTGTATGATGATATAAACGAAATGCACCACACCTGATATTTCTTCCTAACACTCTTTACATTTCTCCCACTATTCTAATTCTTGTGTGGTCAACTGCGATCTTTTGCCACGGGAATAGAACTCGTTGTAAAAACAATTGGTTGGTGTCTGCCCaactttttctaaaagaaaaatattaccAAACAGCAGCAGGTCAACATAATAAACAGTCTAGCTCTGAGGGACCTTGAATGGACACATGGCCAGATCTTGATAAGAAAGCTTCTTTATCCATATTtacgatggatggatggatggatggatggatggatggatggatgtagCAGTTTTTACATATTTCCACCATACATCTTTACCAGATCTGCCTCCTAATTTGTTAAAATTCAACCTTTCAGCACCTAAATGTTAAGAAGAAATTTTTATTGTTTCTTGGACATTTACTTTTGATTCTGAGTCTTCTGCACTGGATTGAAGTTTTTTTAGAGAATACATGTAACCAGTATAGTAATCACAAATTTTATTAAGGAAGAGCCATAAGCCCATAAGTTAATGGGTACACTAATGATTAAGGAAAAAACAGATATGGCAGTTAAAAACATTTCCTATTTTCTTATTTAAATAAAGCAACCAGAGATTTATCAGATAATGTTCAAATTCTCTTAAGAGTTCCAGGCaaacaaaaagaaggaaaatataAAAGGGGTTAAATTAATGAACAAAATGAGTACTGACCGTGGATTGGGGTTTCCTTTCACTACTTTCTGCCCATACTTGCGCCAGCGATACCCATCATCCAATATATCAACTTCACTGACAGTTTGTACAACAACACGGGGCTCGCGATTTGGTTTACCCATCAAAGCAGCATCAATTCCAGCGGATTCCATTTTCCTAGTCACACGGTTGTCGAGTACAGCATTAGCAATTGACAGGAGTTTCAGGGTGTACTGAGTCTAACCATGTTTTACCTGCGTTTCGAGTCCAAATCATCATCCTCATTAGTGTCATCCCCTGGGTAGGGTCTTCCGCCTCCAGCATCAACGTCATCATCACTAGCTGGACCCGGTACAGGATCAAGCATGCCAGCTGAATGTACTTGATTACAGAGGTTGGAATAAATATTTGAAGGTTTGTCTGCATATTAACAAAAATTGTCAGATCCAGCTAAATGTAACAGCTAATGTTAAAGAACTAGTATCAAATGGCTATTGCATATTCAAATCATTCCTTCTCAAGAATTTGAAAGACCTGGAACTAGAGTTGTTACTGAAATAGAGATGCAAAATGAGCAAGCAAACACAGTGCACAGATCACTGAAGTCGATATACTTCAAATCACAAAACAAGATATGTGTATGGGCAACGCGAAATTGCAAGGCACAGGAATTCAATATAATTATGGAAAACAATGGAACACTCACCTTCAACAGGCGCCACACCATCATATCTTTCTTCACCCTGGCTTGAAGGAACTGCACCATTAGCTAACCTCCTATTAGGCTGGGGCTTAGGATGATTATGACGCCCTTTATAAACAACTTCAGTAATCTGTCCATCAAGCGAACGCTCTAAAAGCTTTTTAACTTCACAGTTAGGATGTGTGCACTTGTAATAACTTCTAGGGTTTTCACTTCCCTTGACATGCTTCTGTCCATATTTGCGCCAGTTATAGCCATCCTCTGCTGATTTTTCAGCTACATTTTCAGACTGTGTCTCCTGGGCAGCATTTTCAGAGCTATTCATTTGATTCATCTCTGATGTACCAACTTCTGCAGGCATGTTGTCAGATGGACCAACTATTGCAAGAGGTTTCGGATCACTTGAAACAAGTGCTGTGTGAGTCGACTCCCGTGAGCAGAGAGATTTACTCTCAGTCATCAAATTGCTAGATGATGTGGCATGGTTTAAGGTATAGTTTTGCATAGAAGTGTCACGATGATTTGGATCATTGACAGCAGGAGCCTGCGTGTGAGCATTATGAATGTTATGTAATATAATACAAAACTATTTAGAGCGTAAGTAAAAAAGAATAAGAAAGACAGAAGCCCATATATGGACGGAGTATATTTTAGTGACATCACACAAACAAAATGCTTGAACTCCTTTTGCAATTGTACAAGATAAATTACTTTTTTTTAGCTCGCATATAAACAAAATCCTTAAGCTCATAAGTTCTATGTTGCTAAAGATTTACAAAATAATAATTACAACAATGGTTCCATACCACTGACTGAGAATTGAGATGAGGCTTGAATTCAAAATCCCGAGAACCCCCATCTTCATGGCCACTGCCAGCTGATTTATCCCTAGGTGAAGGCAGTATGTCCAAGTGAGTGCTCTTGTTGAGGATCGCAGCCATGCTCAGAGTACCAGTTGTTGGAGAGGGTTCAACCTAAATATAAAATGCTTATTGATTATTTGTTGAGCAGGATAAACTCTATGACTGTCAAACAGCAAGCAGCGTGCAACAACACCCACAGCTACAGATTGCATGGCAACTCGTTAACTGTATTTCTATTATGATTAATACAGTATTTAGGCCCTTCCAAGTTTATCAGAACCACCGGTGAAATAAATGCTAACTTCATCAATTATtcctttagtttttttttgaaagtatcAATTATTCCTTTAGTAAGAAGAATGTCTGCCAAGCATCTAAGGATTGGAATAGAAAACGCAGAGAACAACGTCGACAGTAACAACAAGCTGGAACAAAGCATGCAAATTATGTAGCTGTAATTGAGCACCCCCATCCTCACCAAGCAAGGCCGCTTTAGGCCGTGGGTTGTCAGAAAGAAGAATGAAAACGAGAAACAGCACTTGAACCAATATCAAGAAACCATAGCAACGAAACGGTCATCCATAATCTAAGCCTGTAAAATTCACTCTTTCCTTGCCCCAACAGCTTGATGCTTTCTTTATGGAGGTGTACCATCCCTTAGCACTTGAGACCAGTACCATACCACCCGAGGGTGAGGAGACATTTCCTTAAATAAGGCCTTTAAAGCTCCCACAAGAGAAATGCCAAGTGATGGTTTGTTCTCCGAGCCACCAAGTGTGTGCCGGACAGAATAATTCCCCCAGGCGCACAAGCAACAGCTCTCCCCATCACCCCGCACCAAATAGACGGCGCAGGGGCGCCCCAAAAGGAGGAACCGAGCAAAAACAACCATATCCCCGAGAACCCCGCGGGAAAGGCAGCTCCAGAAGCCGCATAGCACCACCGGAAATGCGAAAGCGCGAGGCAAAAGCGCGATATTCCGGCGCCACGAGCCAATCCCACCGGCGCAAATGTCTCATAAACTATGCGTAAAGCTAATGCGCATCGGAATCCCTCTTTGCGTGCCCCGAATCCACCTCGGCGTGACATGGAGGCTGCGGAATTCGCAGATCCCGCAGTAACAGCGAGTGGCTCGGGTGATAGGTACATGGAGGTGCGGTAATTACCTTGAAGTTGTTGAGGAGGACGGGGGACTCGAGGAGGGCGCCGGGGCTGAACCCGGCGGGGATGGTGAGGCATGGCTCCCGCGAGATCGGCAGCCGCGCGGGAGACATCGCCTTGTACctcgccccggcgccggcgccggcgagcgccgccACGCGCCGATCCGCCAGGACCGGCTTCTCCGGCGAGCCCCCGGAGCCGGCGGGGAGGTCCCCGGAGCTAGGGTTTGGCGAATCGGCCATTGGAGCCAAAGTGTGGAGAGGTCTGACCGTCTGAGTGAAGAGGACGAGACAGGGCAAGACAggtgaggaggagagagagggggtggTTTTGGAGGGGATGGTGCGAAGGGCAGTTTGGGGAAAGTGGCCCCGGCCGGTAGCGGGGGCAGGGTGGGGTGGGAGGCCGCGACTCGTGTTGACTTAATTAATGGTGTCACATGGATTGCCCCTTCTGCCCCTGCGACGTGCGCGAAATTGCCGGGCCTGGGGCTCGCTCGCGCGAGTTCGCAGAGGGGGAAGCCAAGCAAGCGTGGCGTGGGCGGGTGTGAGCAGAACAACCGCGGCACGAAACCGGGTGGTGGGATCCGGGGGGCAGTAGGGTGCGGACAGCGACCTGGCTGGCCTGCGGGGT from Setaria italica strain Yugu1 chromosome II, Setaria_italica_v2.0, whole genome shotgun sequence encodes the following:
- the LOC101767794 gene encoding WRKY transcription factor SUSIBA2, which produces MADSPNPSSGDLPAGSGGSPEKPVLADRRVAALAGAGAGARYKAMSPARLPISREPCLTIPAGFSPGALLESPVLLNNFKVEPSPTTGTLSMAAILNKSTHLDILPSPRDKSAGSGHEDGGSRDFEFKPHLNSQSVAPAVNDPNHRDTSMQNYTLNHATSSSNLMTESKSLCSRESTHTALVSSDPKPLAIVGPSDNMPAEVGTSEMNQMNSSENAAQETQSENVAEKSAEDGYNWRKYGQKHVKGSENPRSYYKCTHPNCEVKKLLERSLDGQITEVVYKGRHNHPKPQPNRRLANGAVPSSQGEERYDGVAPVEDKPSNIYSNLCNQVHSAGMLDPVPGPASDDDVDAGGGRPYPGDDTNEDDDLDSKRRKMESAGIDAALMGKPNREPRVVVQTVSEVDILDDGYRWRKYGQKVVKGNPNPRSYYKCTHMGCPVRKHVERASHDPKSVITTYEGKHNHEVPASRNASHEMSTAPMKPAVHPINSNMPGLGGMMRACDARAFTNQYSQAAESDTISLDLGVGISPNHSDATNQMQPSVPEPMQYQMQHMAPVYSSMGLPGMAVATVPGNAASSMYGSREEKGNEGFTFKAAPLDRSANLCYSSAGNLVMGP